From one Candoia aspera isolate rCanAsp1 chromosome 17, rCanAsp1.hap2, whole genome shotgun sequence genomic stretch:
- the OAZ3 gene encoding LOW QUALITY PROTEIN: ornithine decarboxylase antizyme 3 (The sequence of the model RefSeq protein was modified relative to this genomic sequence to represent the inferred CDS: deleted 1 base in 1 codon) produces the protein MGPLTQGPSPQEPLILGRRHPRARDRPGTPLPTLGSRQARLDPTLSLVPDFGCAWSFALNSRGNMTPSNSKATLAHPETLSIRPRYCPQCSEFEGASPNQQRHSGPADNLSPGEIYKAANLTVFASNRQRPDQPVQLDFHFTRGSQGATHWHGLLKGRTLFLDTPHLALDFNSRESLTATLEYAEEKTDVKQVLVNFHKSRRDRGDLLRAFGFLGFQLVPPDHPALPPWEDTIFMAYPLERDLGWEQQREDASRARRQDGGAPMESLSGAARPGP, from the exons ATGGGACCCTTGACTCAGGGGCCCAGCCCTCAGGAGCCACTTATCCTGGGGAGGCGCCACCCGAGAGCCAGAGATCGTCCAGGGACCCCATTGCCCACTTTGGGGTCACGCCAAGCCCGCTTGGACCCCACTTTGAGCCTCGTCCCCGACTTTGGCTGCGCCTGGAGCTTCGCCCTCAACAGCAGAGGAAACATGACCCCTTCGAACAGCAA GGCAACGCTTGCCCACCCCGAGACCTTGAGCATCCGCCCCCGCTACTGCCCGCAGTGTTCC GAGTTCGAGGGCGCCAGCCCAAACCAGCAGAGACACAGCGGCCCTGCAGACAATTTGAGCCCAGGGGAAATCTACAAG GCTGCGAACCTAACTGTTTTTGCTAGCAACCGTCAGCGACCGGATCAGCCAGTGCAGCTTGATTTTCATTTTACCCGTGGCAGCCAGGGTGCCACTCACTGGCACGGCCTTCTGAAAGGACGCACTCTTTTCTTGGACACCCCACATCTTGCCCTGGATTTCAACAGCCGCGAAAG CTTGACCGCCACGCTGGAATACGCAGAGGAGAAAACAGATGTGAAGCAGGTGCTGGTGAACTTCCATAAGTCTCGGCGCGACCGAG GAGACTTGCTACGAGCGTTCGGCTTCTTGGGTTTTCAACTTGTGCCCCCAGATCATCCTGCCCTGCCCCCCTGGGAAGACACCATTTTCATGGCTTACCCCCTGGAACGGGATCTCGGCTGGGAGCAGCAACGCGAAGACGCCTCCAGGGCCCGGAGGCAGGACGGTGGGGCACCGATGGAGAGCCTCTCCGGAGCAGCTCGACCAGGGCCTTga
- the TDRKH gene encoding tudor and KH domain-containing protein translates to MAEERGSWGGLTGLQKIALGLGIPASAAILYILYRRYQEDQENWVPFVGEEEIEAEVKVPQEAVKVLIGRHGARVKQLRKDTRARINVDLEESGKERLIRICGSPAEVCKAKAAIHQILAESLPVTEKIYVPHWAVGRIIGRGGETVRAMCRSTGAKISCDREGEGALSITRLITLSGTRKEVQAAKELIHEKLSDDEVFRRKLSQSVSTRSQRKQALGTRREAGAGDQGKLPSLAAEPSSPTLDPGHRREAGDGLPDYPSDSQELRSRAGSPKNPWSGAAGPSSAFEVPSPDFSIHANEHLEVYVSASENPGHFWIQIVGSRALQLDKLAREMTQYYEGGGAPEAQSVHVGDIAAAFYPDDRSWYRARVLGTLASGNLDLYYVDFGDNGEAPLEKLRPLRADFLGLPFQAIECGLAGVAPAGERWEEAALDEFDRLAHCAKWKPVIAKISSYVPSGSSMWPRVRLYNPTDGQNVDVGEELIRLGYAVRTLQDRDEASCPFDEGEALSKTLGNQTSMSLENLLSDTQQSPDEMPLSLSCPSLSEVASTSEGGDLILLEENSLTPRAPEIPGPQEG, encoded by the exons ATGGCCGAGGAGCGCGGCTCCTGGGGGGGCCTGACCGGGCTGCAGAAGATAGCGCTGGGCCTCGGGATCCCGGCCAGCGCTGCCATCCTCTACATCTTATACCGCCGGTACCAGGAGGACCAAG AAAACTGGGTCCCCTTCGTGGGGGAGGAGGAGATTGAAGCAGAGGTGAAGGTGCCACAGGAGGCTGTGAAGGTCCTCATCGGGCGGCACGGGGCCCGCGTGAAGCAG CTGCGGAAGGACACCCGTGCCCGCATCAACGTGGACCTGGAGGAGTCCGGCAAGGAGCGGCTGATCCGGATCTGCGGCTCCCCCGCTGAGGTGTGCAAGGCCAAGGCCGCCATCCACCAAATCTTGGCAGAGAGCTTGCCGGTGACGGAGAAGATCTACGTGCCGCATTGGGCGGTCGGGCGAATCATTG GGAGGGGCGGGGAGACGGTGAGAGCCATGTGCCGCAGCACCGGGGCCAAGATCAGCTGTGACCGGGAAGGGGAGGGGGCCCTCTCGATCACCCGCCTCATCACCCTCTCTGGGACTCGCAAGGAGGTCCAGGCTGCCAAG GAACTGATCCACGAGAAGCTGTCGGATGATGAAGTTTTCCGCAGGAAGCTGTCTCAATCCGTGTCAACGCGCTCTCAGCGGAAGCAGGCTCTGGGCACCCGGCGGGAAGCAGGAGCTGGTGATCAGGGAAAGCTGCCTTCCCTGGCCGCAGAGCCTTCCTCTCCGACGCTGGACCCTGGGCACCGCCGGGAGGCCGGAGATGGGCTTCCGGATTATCCCTCGGACTCCCAGGAGCTGAGGAGCAGAGCAGGGTCCCCGAAAAACCCCTGGTCGGGTGCTGCTGGGCCAAGCTCTGCTTTTGAAG TCCCCAGCCCGGATTTCAGCATCCATGCCAATGAGCACTTAGAGGTCTACGTCTCAGCCAGCGAGAACCCCGGCCACTTCTGGATCCAGATCGTCGGCTCGCGGGCCCTGCAGCTGGACAAGCTCGCTCGGGAGATGACGCAGTACTACGAGGGTGGCGGCGCG CCGGAAGCCCAGAGCGTGCATGTGGGGGACATTGCGGCGGCCTTCTATCCGGATGATCGTTCCTGGTATAGAGCCCGGGTCCTTGGGACCTTGGCCAGTGGGAATCTGGACCTTTACTACGTGGATTTTGGAGACAACGGAGAGGCGCCTCTGGAGAAGCTGCGGCCATTGCG GGCTGACTTCCTTGGCCTTCCCTTCCAGGCCATTGAGTGTGGCCTGGCCGGCGTGGCTCCCGCTG GGGAACGCTGGGAAGAAGCCGCCCTGGATGAATTTGACCGCCTCGCCCATTGCGCCAAGTGGAAGCCGGTGATCGCCAAGATCTCCAGCTACGTGCCGTCCGGGAGCAGCATGTGGCCACGTGTCCGCTTGTACAACCCCACCGATGGGCAG AACGTCGATGTGGGAGAGGAACTGATACGGTTGGGCTACGCCGTGCGGACGTTGCAGGACAGAGACGAGGCCTCCTGCCCGTTCGACGAAGGGGAGGCCTTGAGCAAGACCCTG GGAAACCAGACCAGCATGTCCTTGGAGAACCTTCTCTCGGATACGCAGCAGAGCCCTGATGAGATGCCGCTCAGCTTGTCCTGCCCCAGCCTTTCAG AGGTCGCCTCCACGTCAGAAGGGGGGGACCTGATCCTGTTGGAGGAGAACTCGTTGACGCCACGAGCCCCAGAGATCCCGGGACCCCAGGAAGGCTG A
- the RIIAD1 gene encoding RIIa domain-containing protein 1, translated as MVDVKSGLESMDVGALHSKQQDQLLAFKINTKINNEKYLRAHTEIEVLLSGFLRDVLMQRPENIREFAADYFTNPELPKKIQHQMMEKLNRAS; from the exons ATGGTTGACGTCAAGTCAGGTCTGGAAAGCATGGATGTGGGTGCCCTCCATTCCAAACAGCAGGACCAGCTCCTGGCCTTCAAG ATCAACACCAAGATTAACAATGAAAAGTACCTCCGGGCTCACACGGAAATCGAGGTGCTGCTGTCAGGATTCCTCAG AGACGTCTTGATGCAAAGGCCGGAGAATATTCGGGAGTTTGCTGCAG ACTATTTCACCAACCCTGAGCTGCCGAAGAAGATCCAGCATCAGATGATGGAGAAGCTAAACCGGGCTTCTTAA
- the MRPL9 gene encoding large ribosomal subunit protein bL9m gives MMAAGLSRGASAGPLLLRRGLRLSAPRETAIVERWWKVPLSKKGREPRIGHPRYRVYRLVEDLKHSPQQPLQLILTQPVEDVGNRGETVSVHKSFGRNHLLFRNRAVYASPENRKLFEEENRLRQEGKLPRLQSHSGMKTLRFLRNCTLEIGVNEGNQWELTKEIVSRHFLRNLGVMVPPHTLTLPEDPITKLGSYWCEVTVNGLDTVRVPLSVQQVAEPKSSSHRLWLAQKEPDADHEGEAESP, from the exons ATGATGGCGGCGGGGCTGTCGCGGGGGGCGTCCGCGGGGCCGCTGCTGCTGCGGCGGGGGCTGCGGCTCTCGGCCCCGCGG GAAACGGCCATCGTGGAGCGCTGGTGGAAGGTTCCTCTGAGCAAGAAGGGGCGTGAGCCTCGGATCGGGCACCCCCGGTACCGGGTCTACCGCTTGGTCGAGGACCTCAAGCACAGCCCCCAGCAGCCCCTCCAGCTCATCCTCACCCAGCCAGTGGAAG ACGTGGGGAACCGCGGCGAGACCGTCTCCGTCCACAAATCCTTTGGCCGCAACCACCTCCTGTTCCGAAACCGGGCTGTTTACGCCTCTCCCGAGAACAGGAAGCTTTTTGAGGAGGAAAACCGA TTACGTCAAGAAGGGAAGTTGCCGAGGTTGCAAAGCCACAGCGGGATGAAG ACTCTCCGGTTCCTGAGGAATTGCACCCTTGAGATCGGCGTGAATGAGGGCAACCAGTGGGAGCTGACTAAAGAAATTGTCAGCCGCCATTTCCTCCGAAAT CTGGGGGTTATGGTGCCCCCCCACACTCTGACTCTCCCAGAAGACCCCATCACAAAATTGGGCAGCTACTGGTGCGAAGTTACG GTGAACGGGCTCGACACCGTCCGCGTCCCCCTCTCAGTGCAGCAGGTTGCCGAACCGAAATCAAGCAGCCATCGGCTGTGGCTCGCCCAGAAGGAACCAGACGCCGACCACGAGGGCGAAGCGGAAAGCCCTTGA